The Streptomyces sp. NBC_00459 DNA segment TTCCCTACGCCGTGGTGGCCGTTCGGCAAGGGGCGACGGTCGCCATGTTCTACGCGTTCAACCGCCCCGGAGCGGCAAGGTCCAAGGGGCCGGCTGTCGTACCGGAAGAGATCATCAAGACACAGATGGACAGGATTGGTAATCCGACGACCTCCAAGTGATCTTAGGAACGTACCGACTTGAGGTCCGCAGGGAACGACGGTGAGACCCATGTCAAGCCGTCCTCACAGACTTTTCGTGAGCCAAGCGCCACGCATCCCTGGCCGCACGCTGGTTGGCCCGCGCGGGCGACTGCCTGCCGCGCGTGGCCGGCCTGCTCCGTCGCGTCGCGCAACGGTCGAAAATCGGTGGTCACCTGAGTCGGCCGACCCCACGATGTACGCCATGGAAGAACCGCACCGCAGGATCCGCGCGCTCCACACAGCATCCACGATCACCGTCTACCAGGCGTACTCCCCTGAGATCGGACTGCCCGCCATCCGAGACGGCGGCTTTCCCGCCGCGTGGAAGCCGGGCCGCATGACGTGGATCAAGCCCAGTTTCATGTGGATGATGTACCGCTCCGGCTGGGGCACGAAGGAGGGTCAGGAGACCGTCCTCGCCATCGAGATCACTCGCGACGGCTTCGAGTGGGCGCTGCGCCATGCCTGCCTGGCGGGTTACATCCAGGGACTGCATTCCGATCGCGGCGCCTGGCAGCGGGACCTCAAGCACGCACCGGCCCGTGTCCAGTGGGATCCCGAACGCGATCTGCACCTGCGTCCCCTACCGCACCGCTCCTTGCAACTGGGGCTCTCGGGTGAGGCATCATCGCGTTACGCGGACGAGTGGATCATGTCCATCAGTGACGTGACTCCGCTCGCCAACGAGATCCACGCACTCGTCAGGGACGGCGAACTGGATGCAGCCACCCGCCTGCTCCCTCAGGAGCGGGGGTACCCCGCTGGTGAAGAGCTACTCGCCCACCTGCGTCCCTGACCGGCTGTCCGGCACGACGGCTGGCATCACCCCCGGGTCACATGGCGGAAAAGGCCTGTGAGCGCGGCTTGATGACCCATGTCATACGGTCCCGCTGCCACGCCGCCGGAAACCGCCCCTCCCGGGCCACCGCGAGCCCGATCTGCGGATCGTGGGCCTGATAGACGGTCACCGTGGACGCCGTGTGGAGGGCACGTACGCGGAACTTGGGTTCCTGCTCGGGGGGTGCATCGGAAACACCGACTGTCTGATCGTTCACGCGACCGGCCTGGGTACAGGACACGCCCATCGGCCACCGAATATCCGCACCTCCCTTGGCTGTGCCCGTCCCGTGCCCAACACTGAGCCGATGACGCAGCGTGTAGAGCTCGCGACCGTGATGGACCGGCTCTCCCTCGACGGACTGGTCACCGCGTACGCGGTGGCGGTGGACGACGGCGACTGGGAGGCGTACGTGGAACTGTTCGCGCCGGACGGCCGGGCGGACTACCGCTCGGCCGGCGGCATCGAGGGGGACGCCCGACAGGTCGCCGGGTGGCTCAGGCAGAACATGGAACTGTTTCCGATGCGGCAGCATCTGATCGTCAACCGCCGGGTCGGCTTCGGCCTCCTGGAGCAGGACACCGGCGACACCGCCCGTGTCCAGGCGGACTACGTCAACCCCATGCGCCTCGCGGCCCGTGCCGGCGAGGGCGGATCCACCGCTCCCGACTTCGTATGCGGCGGCCGGTACGCCTTCGGGTTGATCCGTACGCAGGACGGCTGGCGGTTGCGCGAGGTGGTCGTCCAGGAGAAGTGGCGCCGAATGCCCGACCCGCACCCGGAACCGGCCACCGGCTGACCGCCGGCCTTCGTCCACGGACCAGCCGCCGTACGCCGTACGAGGAATC contains these protein-coding regions:
- a CDS encoding nuclear transport factor 2 family protein, translating into MTQRVELATVMDRLSLDGLVTAYAVAVDDGDWEAYVELFAPDGRADYRSAGGIEGDARQVAGWLRQNMELFPMRQHLIVNRRVGFGLLEQDTGDTARVQADYVNPMRLAARAGEGGSTAPDFVCGGRYAFGLIRTQDGWRLREVVVQEKWRRMPDPHPEPATG
- a CDS encoding DUF4291 domain-containing protein, with protein sequence MEEPHRRIRALHTASTITVYQAYSPEIGLPAIRDGGFPAAWKPGRMTWIKPSFMWMMYRSGWGTKEGQETVLAIEITRDGFEWALRHACLAGYIQGLHSDRGAWQRDLKHAPARVQWDPERDLHLRPLPHRSLQLGLSGEASSRYADEWIMSISDVTPLANEIHALVRDGELDAATRLLPQERGYPAGEELLAHLRP